The DNA region CAGGTCTTGAAAGAGATTTCCCTGACCGCCCGGGCGAGACAGATCGTGGCTATCCTGGGGAGCAACGGCGCCGGGAAAACCACCCTGCTTAAAACCCTTACGGGATTGCTGGTACCCCGGTCCGGGAGAATCCTTTTTGAGGGCCGGCCCATTGAAGGTCTGCCGGCTCATCGGGTCATTGCCCAGGGGATCGCCAGCGTTCCCGAGGGGCGGGAACTATTCGGCTCCCTGAGCGTGATGGATAATCTGCTGATCGGTACTTACTCCCTGACCGCCGAAAGAAGGAAAGAAGCTCTGGCCGATCGCCTGAAAATGGTCTTCACCCTTTTTCCCATCCTGCAGGAACGGGTCAGGCAGAAAGCCGAAACCCTATCCGGCGGCCAACAGCAGATGCTGGCCATCGGGAGAGCGCTGATGGCCATGCCGAAGCTGCTGGCTCTGGATGAACCTTCGCTGGGGCTTTCGCCCCTGCTGGTGGCGGAGATGATGCGGGTCCTGAAAGAAATTGCCCGGCAAGGGGATATCTCCCTGTTGCTGGTGGAACAGAATGCCCGGGCGGCCTTGAAGATTGCCGACTATGTTTATGTCCTGGAAAGGGGGGAGTTGGTATTGAGCGGGACGACCCTGGAAGTGATTGAGAGTCCGGTCATCCAATCCGCCTATCTGGGCGGATAATAGCTGAACAAATTCGGATAACCAAAATTAAGGAGGAGCATTATGAAACGCATGTTTGGTACAATCTTGGTTTTGTTGTTGGCAACGGTCGGCTTCCTGCCCGGCTACAGCCAGGCGGAGAAAGCCCCCTACCTCATCGGCGGCACTCTGGATATGACCGGCCGTCAGTCCAACCTGGGAATCGGCGGAAAACGGGGCATGGAGATCGCCGTGGATACGATCAATGCCGCCGGCGGTGTAAACGGTCGGCAACTGAAGGTGATTTATTATGATACGGAAAGCGAACCGGCCAAAGCGGTCATTCACACTAAACGATTGATCGAAGTGGACAAAGTTGTCCTGCTCGGCGGTTATAGTTCTTCCGGCGCCGCCATGGCAGTGCTGCAGACCATCGAATCCAGCAAAACCCCGATGATCGCCGCCACCCCCATAGACAAGCTCTGGATCCCCACCAAGAAGTGGGTCTTCAACGTCGTGCCCCGGCAGCGGGAGGCCTCCATCCCCGTGTTGTTGGATAACCTGCTGCAGCGGGGGGCCAAGAAAATCGCCTACTTGTACATCGACACGGCCTACGGCCTGGCCGGAAAGGAAGTCTTCGATTGGGCGGTCAAAGAGCTGAAAATCACCCCGGCCGTGGTAGAGAAATACGCCCCGGGAAGTACCGATATGAGTCCCCAGATCACGCACCTTAAAGCCGCCGGAGTGGACGGACTGCTGATTACCGGAAACGTCCCCGATACGGTGGTTGTGATCAAGAACGCCCGGGACCAGGGGTTCAACCATCCCATCGTCAGCGATTATGCCATTGTCAGCCCCGAGTTCATCGACCTGGCCGGGAAATACGCTGAAGGGATCGTCAGCACCTCCCTTAAAACCCTGATCGCCCAGGACCTGCCGGCCAAAGACGTCCAGAAAAAAGTGGCCATGGATTTGTATACCAAATATACCAGGCTCCACGGGGCCTTCAGCCTCTATGCCGGCCACCCCTGGGATCAGATCTATTTGACGACCGAAGCCTTGAAAAAAGTGGACCCCAAGCTGGATCCCGCCGTTCCTGCGGATTTGATTAAAATCCGGGAACAGCTTCGGGACAACCTGGAAAAAATTAAGGGCTTTGTCGGTCAAAATGGCGTCTTCAATTATTCGCCGGAAAATCATAACGGCCTGGGGCCTAAATGTTATGTGCCGGTCGTTATCGAGAAAGCTGCCTGGAAACTTTATAAGGGAAAATGAAAAATAGCTGATTAAGGAGAAATTTAATGGGTAAAAAACGGTTAATAGATCTCATGGCCGACCTGAAGGAAGGGGAGGTATATGCCCTGGTCGAAGAATTGATCAACAGCGGGACCGACCCCCTGAAAATCCTGGACGATGCACGCTCGGCCATGGAGATCGTGGGCAAGCGTTTTGAAACCGAGGAATACTTTATCCCCGACCTCGTCCTGGCCGGGGAGATCCTTAAGGTCATCTCGGACAGAGTCAAGCCCTTTCTTAAAACAGAAGACGATTTACAAAAAAAGGGCAAGGTCTTGATCGGCACCGTGGCCGGAGACATTCACGACATCGGAAAAGATATCG from Deltaproteobacteria bacterium includes:
- a CDS encoding ABC transporter ATP-binding protein, with translation MEKVSTFYGEAQVLKEISLTARARQIVAILGSNGAGKTTLLKTLTGLLVPRSGRILFEGRPIEGLPAHRVIAQGIASVPEGRELFGSLSVMDNLLIGTYSLTAERRKEALADRLKMVFTLFPILQERVRQKAETLSGGQQQMLAIGRALMAMPKLLALDEPSLGLSPLLVAEMMRVLKEIARQGDISLLLVEQNARAALKIADYVYVLERGELVLSGTTLEVIESPVIQSAYLGG
- a CDS encoding ABC transporter substrate-binding protein, yielding MKRMFGTILVLLLATVGFLPGYSQAEKAPYLIGGTLDMTGRQSNLGIGGKRGMEIAVDTINAAGGVNGRQLKVIYYDTESEPAKAVIHTKRLIEVDKVVLLGGYSSSGAAMAVLQTIESSKTPMIAATPIDKLWIPTKKWVFNVVPRQREASIPVLLDNLLQRGAKKIAYLYIDTAYGLAGKEVFDWAVKELKITPAVVEKYAPGSTDMSPQITHLKAAGVDGLLITGNVPDTVVVIKNARDQGFNHPIVSDYAIVSPEFIDLAGKYAEGIVSTSLKTLIAQDLPAKDVQKKVAMDLYTKYTRLHGAFSLYAGHPWDQIYLTTEALKKVDPKLDPAVPADLIKIREQLRDNLEKIKGFVGQNGVFNYSPENHNGLGPKCYVPVVIEKAAWKLYKGK